In the Hirundo rustica isolate bHirRus1 chromosome 2, bHirRus1.pri.v3, whole genome shotgun sequence genome, CCTAAAGTAATTTCAGACCAGGGAGTGAGGAGTGTCTAAATTGTCTTGAATTTTCTTTGCCTTGCATGTAAATGAAAGAGGACATTAAACTACTTTCATCCTTAAGGCAGTTTAGACTCTTATTTTAAGCTCTTTATGCATCTGTCTGGTCACATCACCAAGTCAAACATCCCCAAAGCAGCACACCTTGTTCTGCACTAAGTGCCTGCCGCTCTGGGAGAACAGAAcagattttctgctgctttgctgagTAGCAGAGTGCCAAGGAGAGATgttatttcagctttctgaagatacagagatattttctaCAGCAGATAGGTCTGACCTAGAAGTAACATGGAAACAATATTCAAATACCTGTCACTACTTACCACCCTGCTCATGGAGAAGGTGCATTTCCTCTGCAGTCTGCAACACATAACAGATTATTAAGGGAGAAttgtgatttcttctttttcatcagAACTACATTTCTCCTCCAGAGAGTCTTTAAGATGACATATCCTTGCACAGTATATTTAATGACTTTCTGTAAATCTTTggtcttaaaaacaaacattgcacaattttatttctttgctgccGTTGAGGCCATCACAGAACAGTGATGTGGGAAGTTTGATTCCAGTACATACAGCAGCATTTCATAATCCTAATTaatccttttctgctttttttagtTAACCATCTTATTTAACTATATTATCCACTAAGTAATCTAGTTAGCTGTATTCTAACCAAATGTGAAAGTAATAGGTGTTCTTAATTGCCCCGTAGTCTGGTGGGGAGCAGGTGGGTTGTTTGGTTCTGCCAGGTTTTTTCATGCAGAGATCCCAAAAGCCCTCATTTGTACAGCTAATGGCATTTTTCAGTGTTAGTTCCccccaaaatacattttctctaACTCTGAACAGTTGGCTTGGGGTCCACTGTGGAGCACATGTCAAGGAGGTCCCTTGTAGAGAAGTATTTAGAGTCCATCTTTCCagtctttcttcctttgtttgaAGCCAATGCCACCTGACACAGGTTAGAGGATTTGGACCTGGGTTCACATCAAGGAGGGGCATTGTGACAACATGCTTGTGGTATCAAGCCTTAAAACTTAGGAAAAATGCCTGATCCTGGATTGGTGTAGGAGTTGaaattgttttgggttttgaatTTGCACAAAGACATAGGAACAACTGAATTTATCTTTCgaaaagaaaatttacaggAGAGTCAATTGTTTCAGGTACATGGCATTGCTCTTAGCCTGAGTAAATTCTGATCCAGAAGTGTTGATAGTGTGTGTTTTGCCCATGTTGACCTTCATGCTAGAGGGAATGTGCAGCTTCTGGACTCAAGctgcctctggggtcagtttGGTGGCATTTTCTGTTTAATGCTCATCATGcctgaactaaaaaaaaaaaaatggatctgATTTGTCTGTGCACAAAGTCAGTCTGCAACCTAAATATATCATTACGAACAACTGAGCAATGACAATTTCAATTCTACCTGGTGACTATTTTATAAATAGTTGCGTGAAATGTCTGCTGTCATTTAAAATTGATGTGATGCTGGCAGGAGGATGAGGGAGTCAAGTCTGTgcatttttaacaaaaactAGAGTTCAGAGATTCTGACATGGACTTGGGGGGGGGGCATTAATTACAGTTTATgggggggttgggttttcttttgattATACTACAATAGACTAAAATATTAGCTAAATTGTGGCTATAAAACTCAGTGGAAGTGTTTCATAGTAGGAGAAACATTACAGGTGAGGATGGCTACTTTTTTGAGGCAGGgtatgcttttcttttgtgctgtttcttCATAGCATTCACTGCAGGAGAAATTTGGTGGTAACATGATATTTGTGCTCCCAGTTGCTCATATTAATACAGCAAAGAGGATTTTCAAGTATTGGTGTCCCCCTTCATCTTTGTTGTcatttattcatattttcacTTTATGTTCACATTTATCTGTAGCGTAGCTCTGTTGTCAAGGTTTCTAGAATATAATAACCTGTGTAATAATCTCATAGTTATGGAGCTATTTTTAACTGCAAACAGAGGATCTGGATCAACTCAAAATAAGCTGACAGCAATTGCTGTATGAGCCAGAGGGTGGGGCATGTCTAAATTATGATAAGACAGTGCAGCAGAGTTGTGCTTTGCCAAAATGGTCTGTCATTGTGAGCCAGTGTTTCCATATCAAATTGTACTAGTATGTTGTtgcaattttaaaacaaacaaacaaaccctaaaCTTGTACCTTGAGTGGTGCTGACAGATTCTGATCCACCAGATGGCTGATGTGCATGCTGATTATGCTGGGGCTTTTGAGATATTTCTTTCCtagtttgttttgtggttgagtttttttcttttctgagtgtATTATTGCTTAGTCCTGTCTCTGCTGCATGTTTGTAAACATTAAGTGCAGATATGTTAGAAGTGGTGAGGAGTCTGTTTGCAAAACCAAATCCCTTTTGTGTCATTAATCACATGAGAAGAAAAGTTGAAAGTTTGTGTGTGCTTACCCATGCCAGTTCTTATTTTAATCATCAGCATTTGAAatgccttttgttttctcctcattCTTTAAAACAACTTGCTTACATTGCTTGTTTTTTATTAACTGTGTTATAGTTTCTGACGTGTTGTGTCTTGCTCTTCTAGAAGGAGTTCTGGAAAGTCTACAAAAACGGACTCCAGGGAGAAAGTAACACAGGACATAGCTGGTATTCATTTTACCTTGCATTTCCATTAATCATTGGCCTTTTTATTATCCTCATTGTCATTTTTGTCATCTGGAGATGcctgtttaaaaagaaaatgcgTAGGCAGTCGGTGTACGTGCACAGGGGAGCCCACGGAGCGCTGGGCGATGGTGCTGATGGCAGAGGGCCCCTCCCGCCGCCTCTCAGCATTGTTCATTCCCCACAGGAGGAAATGTATGAAGTCAGTGGGCTCTCTCCAGGAGGTCTGAGCTATTCGGATGCACAGTCAGACTCAATATCCACAAGGCTCTCAAACTGTGATCCTCCTCCTTCCTACGAGGAAGCCACTGGGGAAATCAGTGTGAGAAGAAGCGAAACTGAGCAACATTTAGATCCACCCCCGCAATACGAAGACATTGTGAATTCCAGTTCAGCCAATGCCATTGCACTAACCCCCATTGTCACCAGTACTAAGTAAAACAAGAGGAATGCCACGGACCTTTTAAGAATCATTAATCATTTTGTAGCACTTTATCTCTGCCTATGACGCATTTCTGTAATTTAACGGACTTGTATACAATGAATTTCACCTTTTTTAGGTTCACTCCTTCTTTGggtctgggatttttttccccctattgAATGTCTTAAAAGATAAGGAATCCGTATTGAGAGTGTAGTGCAGATACAGATTGTGGTGCTCTGTCATACTTCTCAAAAGTACCTCTGTTTTGAAGGATGTCACTTGTTTTATTCCAAACACTGTCCACATTCCCCACAAGATTTGTGGGATCCCCCTCCCCTTTCTTACTGCAGACTGTCAGAATTCCCTGCAATAGGCAATCCTTAAGCAACATTTTAATAGTTATTTACACTAGAGGGGACTGATTTTGCAGTATTGCCTCTTGTCTGGTTGGTTCATATTTCTCACTAGGATTTTTGTTACATGCTGCACCCTCTCCTGGCCCTCAGGAGTCTGGGAGCCTTTGTGTTCAAACCAGGATCTCGTGCAGAGAATGCTGGTGTAAGAGCAATAATTCCAGAGTCCTAGCAGGAGAGGTGTATTCTAAAGCTTTTGCTATCACAGCTCAAAATTCTGTAAATGCTTAGAAGCTGACAATTCAAGACACTAATTGATGAATTGAATGGTGTAAGTTTTTGTCTACGTTCTacctttcctgttttcttatCTGGTTTTACTGTTGTATTCTAGAGATGAGAAGTGTGCATATGTTAACTTCAGAACTTGAAAGTTCATGCAAAAGTGATAGTGAA is a window encoding:
- the PRRG1 gene encoding transmembrane gamma-carboxyglutamic acid protein 1; translation: MDSVFLTEDKANSVLKRYPRANTFLEEIKQGDIEHECREEICSYEEAREAFENEEKTKEFWKVYKNGLQGESNTGHSWYSFYLAFPLIIGLFIILIVIFVIWRCLFKKKMRRQSVYVHRGAHGALGDGADGRGPLPPPLSIVHSPQEEMYEVSGLSPGGLSYSDAQSDSISTRLSNCDPPPSYEEATGEISVRRSETEQHLDPPPQYEDIVNSSSANAIALTPIVTSTK